The sequence TGTGGGGAAGATGAAAGCAATCCGGTATCATGTCCACGGAGGGCCTGAGGTGCTCTGCTATGAGGATGTGCCTGTTCCGAAGGAAGGCGAAGGTGAAGTGTTAGTCCGCGTCCATGCTGCAGGCGTAAACCCGGGTGATTGGCAAATCCGTTCGGGGCTCGCCGGCGACCGGTTTCCGCTCCCCTATATTCCGGGCTGGGATATATCAGGGGTTGTTCAGTCTGTCGGTACGGGAGTTGATGGGTTTCGGGAGGGTGACGCCGTTTACGGGATGACCCGCGACAGTTCGGGATGTGCGGAATATGCCGCCGTACCTGCCAGGCAGCTTGCGCACAAGCCTAAGTCGGTCAGCTATGTTGAGGCGGCAGGGATGCCGATGTCCGCGTTTACCGCTTGGCATGCTTTGTTCGAGCAAGGAGAGCTGAAGGCCGGTCAGACGGCGCTGATCAATGGCGCCTCCGGCGGAGTCGGCCATTTCGCGGTACAGTTGGCCAAATGGAAGGGGGCGAAAGTGATCGGCGTCGCTTCCGGGAGAAACGAGACTTTTTTGCGGGGACTGGGTGTTGATCAATTCGTAGATTATTCTGCTGCTCCTTCCGGGCAAGCGGTGCGGAACGTTGATCTTATCTTGGATACGGTGGGAGGTATAGATGGAGATCGGCTTCTGGACGTTCTTAAGCCGGGCGGTACGCTGGTTCCAATTACTTGGGGACAATATTCGTCCGAGAAGGCTGCCAATATGTCAGTAACGGTACTAGACGTAAAGCTGTTACAGATTGAAACCGCTTGTTTGGATGAGCTTGCTCGTCTAGCCGACAGCGGTGTTTTGCGTATAGCGATCGATTCGGTGTTCCCGCTTGAGGAAACGTCTAAGGCGCATGAAATCAGTGAGAGCCGCAGGGCGCGCGGAAAAATTATTATTCAGGTTAAGTAATATTGACTGTCACATTGGGGGTTAGTTTAGAATCGTGCTTGAGGTGATCACATGCGAATTCATGAAATTTGCAAAGAATGTAACGTGACTAAAAAGGCAGTAGAATACTATGAAAAGCAAGGTCTGATTAACCCCCGGTACGACAGCAGCAACTATAGATCCTTTGATCATGACGATGTAATCCGGATAAAAGAAATTGCCATGTTACGAAAGCTGAATATCAGCATTGCCGATATTAAAATCATTATTGCAAGTGATGACAGGCATGCAGCCTTATCCAAATATAAAATGAAGAAAGAGCTCCAGATGCAGCAAATGAGAGCGCAATATGACTGTTTGATTGATTTTTTGGAGAATGGCTATAACCTTGAACAGGCAATAGATACAGTTAGTCGAAGATTGGATAGTAATATGGCGATTAAAGACAGACTGCTTCAAGCTTTTCCTGGAACCTATGGAATGTACCTGTATGTGCATTTTGGCAGATTCCTGAATGAGAAGCTTAACAGTGATGAACAGAAATTAGCCTACTACAAGATGGTTGAATTTCTTGACCATGTCAATGATATGGAATTTCCGAGAGAGCTGGAACAATTTCTGGCCAAAGCCTTTGACTCAATGAGTGAGACGGATTTACAGCAGATCGATGACTCGATGAATAGGGCTGTCGAAGATTATAGTAATTTTATTACTGAAAATAGGGAGAGCATTGAACAGTACTTAGCCTACCGGAATTCAGACGAGCATAAATCAAGTTCTGTCTATAAAATGCAACAACTGTTGATTGAATTCCAACAAAGCAGCGGATATTACGATGTTTTTATTCATAATTTACAAATTTTAAGCAGTTCCTATCGAAAATATCAAGACCAGCTGAGACAGGCAGATAAAGAGTTCTTCAACCAATACCCTGATGCGGAGAACGGGTTTGGAAACAAGTGAGGCTTTCATTCTGCCATTTGGCCCCGGGTTATGGCAGCAGAACCTGAACAGGTATGCTGCTTTTTTGCTGTTCTTTTCTAGGAAGTGTACGCAAACTGTACAACTCGTAGAAATCTAGTAAAATAAGGAACATGAGAAGAAGATACGAGTTAACGGATGAAGAATGGAATAGACTTGAACCCCTGTTGCCCCCGGCCCGAAAAAAACAAGGAGGACGTCCGCCTAAGGATCGGCGCCAGATGCTCAATGCGGTGCTCTGGGTAGCTCGAACGGGAGCGCCATGGCGAGATTTACCGGGTTATTATGGCCCTTGGTCTTCCGCCTACAGCTTTTTCTGGCGGTTGCAGAAAGCAAACATTTGGGATGAAATATTGAAGCATGTCGCCATCGAACCGGATTGGGAGCAAGTCATGGTCGATGCCACCATCGTCCGCGTCCATCAACATGGAGCAGGCGCAAAAGGGGGCAGGATCGACAGGCCATCGGGCGTTCGCGCGGAGGATTAACCACTAAAATTCATGCGATGGTGGACGCGCTAGGCTATCCGCTGCGT is a genomic window of Paenibacillus durus ATCC 35681 containing:
- a CDS encoding NADP-dependent oxidoreductase, translating into MQVESVGKMKAIRYHVHGGPEVLCYEDVPVPKEGEGEVLVRVHAAGVNPGDWQIRSGLAGDRFPLPYIPGWDISGVVQSVGTGVDGFREGDAVYGMTRDSSGCAEYAAVPARQLAHKPKSVSYVEAAGMPMSAFTAWHALFEQGELKAGQTALINGASGGVGHFAVQLAKWKGAKVIGVASGRNETFLRGLGVDQFVDYSAAPSGQAVRNVDLILDTVGGIDGDRLLDVLKPGGTLVPITWGQYSSEKAANMSVTVLDVKLLQIETACLDELARLADSGVLRIAIDSVFPLEETSKAHEISESRRARGKIIIQVK
- a CDS encoding MerR family transcriptional regulator, translated to MRIHEICKECNVTKKAVEYYEKQGLINPRYDSSNYRSFDHDDVIRIKEIAMLRKLNISIADIKIIIASDDRHAALSKYKMKKELQMQQMRAQYDCLIDFLENGYNLEQAIDTVSRRLDSNMAIKDRLLQAFPGTYGMYLYVHFGRFLNEKLNSDEQKLAYYKMVEFLDHVNDMEFPRELEQFLAKAFDSMSETDLQQIDDSMNRAVEDYSNFITENRESIEQYLAYRNSDEHKSSSVYKMQQLLIEFQQSSGYYDVFIHNLQILSSSYRKYQDQLRQADKEFFNQYPDAENGFGNK